CGTCGGTCATCGTGAAGACGTATTGCGAATCCTCGTCGGTCTCGGCCGGAATGATCGCCATCGACAGCAACTCATCGCCCTTGCGGAAACGCATCCCGGTAACCCCGGAGGTGGTGCGTCCCATCGGCCGGATCTGCTCATCGTCCGCGGTGAAGCGGATGCCCTGGCCCTTGCGGCTGAGCAGCAGGATGTCGTCATTGCTGTTGACCAGTTCGGCACCGATCAGCTCATCGTCGGGGTCGCGGAAGTTGACCGCTATCAGACCGGCCTGGCGCGGAGAATCGTATGCCGACAAGGCCGTTTTCTTGATCAGGCCCTTACGGGTGGCGAGCACCAGGTAATCGGCATCCTGGTAGCTGCGCAGCACGATGCCACGCGCGATCCGCTCGTCCGGCAGGAAACTCAACAGGCCCGCCACATGGCCGCCCTTGGCGTCGCGGCCACCCTCGGGTACCTGCCAGGCCTTGATCCGGTAGGCACGGCCCATGGTCGTGATGAAGACCAGCCAGTCGTGGCTCATCGCAGTCAGGACCGCGTCCACCTGGTCCTCGGTGCGCAGCGATGCCCCGCGAACCCCCTTGCCACCTCGCTTCTGGAGGCGGTACTGATCGATCCGGGTGCGTTTGATGTAGCCGCCGCGGGTGAGCGTGATGACGCATTCCTCATCGGGGATGAGGTCCTCGTCGCTCATGTCCCCGTCGGCCGAGATGATCTGCGTCCGCCGGTCGTCTCCGTACTTTTCCACAATCTCGCTGAGCTCTGTGGATACGATCTCGCGCTGGCGATGCTCCTTGGCGAGAATGTCGAGCAGATCGGCGATGGCGCGTTCCAGCTCGGCGAGCCGGTCGATGATCTTCTGACGCTCCAGGGCGGCCAGCCGGCGCAGCTGCATGTCCAAGATCGCCTGAGCCTGCACCTCGTCGATGTCGAGCAGGCCCTGCAGGCCGATATTGGCGGCTTCCGAGTTCGGCGAGCGCCTGATCAGCGCGATGACCTCGTCCAGCATGTCGAGGGCCTTGACCAGGCCGCGGTAGATGTGCGCGGCCTTCTCGGCTTCGTCGAGCCGGTACTGGGTGCGCCGGCGGATGACCTCGAGCTGATGGGTTACCCATTCGGAGATGAACTGATCGAGCCGCAGGGTGCGCGGCACCTCGTCCACCAGGGCCAGCATGTTGCAGCCGAAGGTGTCCTGCAGCTGGGTGTGCTTGTAGAGGTTGTTCATCACCACGCGCGGCTGGGCGTCGCGCTTGAGGACGATGACCAGCCGCTGCCCGGTGCGAGCCGAGGAGTCGTCGCGAATGTCGGCGATACCGGTCAGGCGCCCGGAGTTCACCAGGTCGGCGATCTTCTGGGCCAGATTGTCCGGGTTGCACATGTACGGCAGTTCGGTGACCACCAGGGACGTGCGTCCCTTGGCGTCCTCCTCGATGTTGATCACCGCGCGCATCGTCACCGAGCCACGCCCGGTGCGGTAGGCATCCTCGATGCCCTGACGCCCGACGATCAGCGCACCAGTGGGGAAGTCCGGCCCCTTGATGCGGGCCATCGCGGCCGCCAGTAGCTCTTCGGGAGCCGCATCGGGATGGGCCAGCGACCATTGGACGGCCTCGTTGACCTCGCGCAGGTTGTGCGTCGGAATGTTGGTGGCCATCCCGACGGCGATGCCGGACGACCCGTTGACCAGCAGGTTCGGGAACCGGGCCGGCAGCACGGTCGGTTCTTTCTCGCGACCGTCGTAGTTGTCCTGGAAATCGACGGTGTTCTCACCGATATCGCGGACCATCTCCATGGCCAGCGGCGCCATCTTGCACTCGGTGTACCGCATGGCCGCTGCTGGGTCGTTGCCCGGCGAACCGAAGTTGCCCTGACCGGCCACCAGCCGTGCACGCATCACCCACGGCTGCGCCAAGCGCACCAAGGTGTCGTAAATCGCCGAGTCACCGTGCGGGTGGTACAGACCCATGACCTCGCCGACGACACGCGAGCACTTGTTCCAGCCGCGGTCGGGACGGTAACCACCGTCGTACATCGCGTAGATCACTCGGCGGTGCACCGGTTTGAGACCATCGCGCACATCGGGCAGCGCGCGCCCGACGATGACGCTCATCGCGTACTCGAGATAGGAGTTCTGCACCTCGGTCTGCAGGTCGATCTGCTCGATCAGGCCCTTGCGCGGTTCGGTGATCTTGCCGTCGGCCTGGGTCGCGGCATCTTCGGTGCTTGCCGGGTTGCCTCCGGTGCGGCCACCCTCGGCGTTGCCACCGAGGATGTCGTCGTCCAAGGAGTCGTTCGGCTCGTCGGGCCCGTTCGGGCCCTGTGGGGTCTCTGTCATCTACCTGTAATCCCTTGTCAGATGTCGAGGAAGCGAACGTCTTTGGCGTTGCGTTGAATGAAGTAGCGGCGCTCTTCGACGTCTTCGCCCATCAGGATGGCGAACATCTGGTCGGCGCGCGCCGCATCGTCCAACGTCACCTGCAGCAGAATCCGGCCCTCGGGATCCATGGTCGTTTCCCACAGATCGGACGCGTCCATCTCACCCAGACCCTTGTACCGCTGGATGGGATTGACGTTCGGGAGCTTCTTGCCCTCCGCCTTGCCGGCGTCGCGCAGGGCATCCCGCTCGACATCGGTATAGGCCAGTTCATGGGGGGAGTTGGTCCACCGCAGCCGGTATAGCGGCGGCTGCGCCAGATAGACATGGCCCTGATCGATCAGCGGCTTCATGAAGCGGAACAGCAGCGTCAGCAGCAGCGTGCGGATATGGCTACCGTCGACATCGGCATCGGCCATCAGCACGATCTTGTGGTATCGCAGCTTGTTGATGTCGAAATCATCGTGGACGCCGGTGCCGAGCGCATTGATGATCGCCTCGACCTCCTTGTTCGCCCAGATCCGGTCGATGCGTGCCTTCTCGACGTTCAGGATCTTGCCTCGCAGCGGCAGGATCGCCTGAATCCGTGGGTTGCGTCCACCCTTGGCCGAGCCGCCTGCCGAGTCGCCCTCGACGATGAAGATTTCAC
The Brooklawnia propionicigenes DNA segment above includes these coding regions:
- the gyrA gene encoding DNA gyrase subunit A — encoded protein: MLGGNAEGGRTGGNPASTEDAATQADGKITEPRKGLIEQIDLQTEVQNSYLEYAMSVIVGRALPDVRDGLKPVHRRVIYAMYDGGYRPDRGWNKCSRVVGEVMGLYHPHGDSAIYDTLVRLAQPWVMRARLVAGQGNFGSPGNDPAAAMRYTECKMAPLAMEMVRDIGENTVDFQDNYDGREKEPTVLPARFPNLLVNGSSGIAVGMATNIPTHNLREVNEAVQWSLAHPDAAPEELLAAAMARIKGPDFPTGALIVGRQGIEDAYRTGRGSVTMRAVINIEEDAKGRTSLVVTELPYMCNPDNLAQKIADLVNSGRLTGIADIRDDSSARTGQRLVIVLKRDAQPRVVMNNLYKHTQLQDTFGCNMLALVDEVPRTLRLDQFISEWVTHQLEVIRRRTQYRLDEAEKAAHIYRGLVKALDMLDEVIALIRRSPNSEAANIGLQGLLDIDEVQAQAILDMQLRRLAALERQKIIDRLAELERAIADLLDILAKEHRQREIVSTELSEIVEKYGDDRRTQIISADGDMSDEDLIPDEECVITLTRGGYIKRTRIDQYRLQKRGGKGVRGASLRTEDQVDAVLTAMSHDWLVFITTMGRAYRIKAWQVPEGGRDAKGGHVAGLLSFLPDERIARGIVLRSYQDADYLVLATRKGLIKKTALSAYDSPRQAGLIAVNFRDPDDELIGAELVNSNDDILLLSRKGQGIRFTADDEQIRPMGRTTSGVTGMRFRKGDELLSMAIIPAETDEDSQYVFTMTDEGYAKRTAVSDFRLQNRGGLGVRAMRMKDDRGGLVAALVVSEDDEIISFKASGQVIRSSVADVTPTGRDTMGVKFVGLRADDQVVAVTVNSDRADSAEETTDAEAGGNGDDQVPAETVDAAAGDEFEDGSQESHDAGAPDDVSLGRDIDADQEAADE